In Planctomonas sp. JC2975, the genomic stretch AGCGACGAGTAGAACCAGAACAGGATCGGCATCACCGGAATGAGCACCAGTTGCCGCAGGTACCGCGGGTCACGGAACCAGTAGATGAGGCAGCGCGCGGCGATGGCGCCGGCCTGGGTGCCGGGCAGCCTGGCGAACAGGCCCAGCTTGCCCTCAGCTCGCACCTTGGAGGTCGCGTGCACCGGGGTGACGAGAGCGCGTGCCAGACCCCAGCGCCACACCAGGAACACGACGGCGATCGTCGCGATCCCGATCAGCGCACGCAGCAGAGCACCGACCGGATCGCCCATAGCGACCTGAGCCGGGATGGCCCAGATGGCGCCGAGCGGCGTCCACGACATGGCGTCGGCGAGCGCGGGCAGGGCATCCTGCGAGTGCCTCAGCGATGAGGCGGTCCCGGCGATGATCGGTCCGAGCAGCACGAGCGGGATGAAGATGAGGATGCCGGCGGCCTCACGGAACCGACGCCCTGAGGCGAGGCCGGCCGCCGCGGTGGTGACGGCACGGGACAGCATGACGCAGAGCAGCGCACCGGCGATGCCGCAGAGCAGCGCGAGAACGGCGATGCCCGGCATCCGCAGCCATGAGCCGAACGTGAACACGGACGCCACCATGGTGATCGCACCCGGGATCGCCACGACTCCGGAGACGAGCAGGCCGACGAGCAGCGTGTTCAACGGGATGGGATACACGGCGAGGTGCGGGGCGTCCAGCGTCTGCTCAACGGAGAACAGCAGCGGAAGGATCGCCCAGCCCAGCGTCAGCGCCGACCCGGCGAGGATCACGATCGTGCGGGTCAGCTCGGTCGGCGCGAAGTTCAGCGCGAAGAGCCCGACGACGATCATGCCGAGCACGAACAGGCCGTAGAGGCCACCGATGATGACGGCGATCAGCTGCCCGACACTGCGCTTGAGGCTGTTGCGCAGAACGAGCAGTCGGAGCCTTACGAGTGCTGCAACCACTCCGGCCCCTCCTGCACGCGACGTCCGCCGACCAGTGCGACGAAGCGATCTTCCAGGTCGGCGCCCGCTCGCACCTCGTCGACGGTTCCGGATGCCACGACCCGCCCGTTCGTGATGACCGCGACGCGATCGCACATGCGCTGCACCAGGTCCATGACGTGCGACGACACGATGACCGTTCCGCCGCCGCGCACGAATCCGCCGAGGATGTCGCGGATGTTCGCGGCCGACACCGGATCGACGGACTCGAACGGCTCGTCCAGTACGAGCAGCTTCGGTGCGTGCACCATGGCGCACGCGAGCGCGATCTTCTTCGTCATGCCTGCCGAGTAGTCGACGACGAGCGTGCCGCCCGCCGACTGCAGGTCGAGCAGCTGCAGCAGGTCGCGGGTGCGGGAGACCGCGGTAGCGCGATCCATCCCGCTGAGCAGCCCTGCGTAGACCACCAGCTGCTCGCCGGTGAGGCGGTCGAACAGGCGGTTGCCGTCGGAGAGCACGCCGATCTGCGCCTTGGCCGTCAGCGGATGCTGCCACACGTCGATGCCGTGCACCGTCACGACCCCGGCATCAGGCTTGAGCAGCCCGGTGGCCATGCTCAACGTGGTCGTCTTGCCTGCGCCGTTGGGTCCGACGAGTCCGTAGAAGCTGCCGACCGGGACGTCGAGGCTGATGCCGTCCACCGCGTGCTTCTGCCCGAACGACTTGTGCAAAAGACGGATGGAGAGCGCAGCTGCCGGATCCGGATCCGGCGACACGGGAGCCAGCGATGCTCGAGGTGACGCGGATCCGTCGGCCTGGGCCGCTCCGCCGAGCGGCTGGGGCGCTGGCCACGTGGGATCGGGCGCGGATGCCTGGCCTGCGGAAGTCGGCTGCTGCGCACCGCCCTCGGGGAGAG encodes the following:
- a CDS encoding transporter; the protein is MVAALVRLRLLVLRNSLKRSVGQLIAVIIGGLYGLFVLGMIVVGLFALNFAPTELTRTIVILAGSALTLGWAILPLLFSVEQTLDAPHLAVYPIPLNTLLVGLLVSGVVAIPGAITMVASVFTFGSWLRMPGIAVLALLCGIAGALLCVMLSRAVTTAAAGLASGRRFREAAGILIFIPLVLLGPIIAGTASSLRHSQDALPALADAMSWTPLGAIWAIPAQVAMGDPVGALLRALIGIATIAVVFLVWRWGLARALVTPVHATSKVRAEGKLGLFARLPGTQAGAIAARCLIYWFRDPRYLRQLVLIPVMPILFWFYSSLSHFPQLLLWSGPLVAFLLGVTLIADVSYDSTAFVLHVSKAVPGRADRWGRASAVLTFGLPAAVAVTLVTSAVVEQWWTVPGLLGLVVGLLLGGLGVCSVTSAVLVFPAPAPGDNPFKTRPGANTALLGSTFLSWGILAVLTSPEIVLFLVSVFTGEAIWGWIGLVVGVVLGPIALAIGVRVGGNVLDRRAPQLLMQLQKDG
- a CDS encoding ATP-binding cassette domain-containing protein, which produces MTDAVTPPPLPEGGAQQPTSAGQASAPDPTWPAPQPLGGAAQADGSASPRASLAPVSPDPDPAAALSIRLLHKSFGQKHAVDGISLDVPVGSFYGLVGPNGAGKTTTLSMATGLLKPDAGVVTVHGIDVWQHPLTAKAQIGVLSDGNRLFDRLTGEQLVVYAGLLSGMDRATAVSRTRDLLQLLDLQSAGGTLVVDYSAGMTKKIALACAMVHAPKLLVLDEPFESVDPVSAANIRDILGGFVRGGGTVIVSSHVMDLVQRMCDRVAVITNGRVVASGTVDEVRAGADLEDRFVALVGGRRVQEGPEWLQHS